The following proteins are encoded in a genomic region of Pyrus communis chromosome 11, drPyrComm1.1, whole genome shotgun sequence:
- the LOC137708926 gene encoding uncharacterized protein: MSLPSLLERGDFVDVCAVETLPNDSRRFKEYTASLKIWLEQSTPLYPQANGQAEGSNKVLIGILEKMIKEKPGTTPYALTYGHDAMLPVELGINSLRVIEQSSMFSAEYNQSMRQELEDLEEAQLDVYNLLVAQKKIAERAYNQ, translated from the exons ATGTCCTTACCTTCGTTGTTAGAACGAGGAGACTTTGTAGACGTCTGCGCTGTCGAGACATTACCAAATGACTCGAGAAG GTTCAAAGAGTACACGGCAAGTTTAAAAATTTGGCTCGAACAGTCCACGCCGCTTTACCCACAAGCAAATGGACAGGCCGAAGGAAGtaataaagtgttgatcggcattcttgaaaaaatgataaaagagaAGCCTG GGACGACCCCGTatgcgttaacttatggacacgacgcaATGTTACCAGTCGAGTTAGGTATAAATTCGTTGCGAGTAATTGAACAAAGTAGTATGTTCAGCGCTGAATACAATCAATCCATgagacaagagttagaagacctGGAGGAAGCTCAGCTCGATGTTTATAATTTGTTGGTGGCACAAAAAAAGATTGCCGAGCGAGCCTATAACCAATGA
- the LOC137708927 gene encoding U-box domain-containing protein 52-like, translating to MSRIVRGHGGKRKESVAVAIDKDKGSEHAIKWAVDHLLTRGQPLTLLHVNQTGSDPQQTQGLFLSFRSLCSKKNIKCNEVVIKDTDIPNAIIDYVTANTVEILVLGAPSKSGLFRFKLTDVPSTVSKGAPDFCSVYVIGKGKVLYMRCATSAPQKSAQRNQVQRQPSPNSEARSSGANQTKMIYRSPFARGRPSMDKSYELSPETDISFVSSGRPSIDRMSPRCDFGVESGMNSRLSIGSDGDNRSSTSSYSRHKFLDMGSLQYEMSSCSTDSGKSWSSSQNMDDVEAEMRRLKLELKQTMEMYSTACKEALTAKDKEKEINRWKLEDEQRLEVARHAEEAALALVEREKAKCKAAIEAAKAAQRIAELEAQKRKVAEMKAHKESEEKNKALQARSYDPRYRKYTIEEIESATNDFSQARKIGEGGYGPVYRGELDHTRVAIKVLRPDAAQGQSQFKQEVEVLSSIRHPNMVLLLGACPEYGCLVYEYMSNGSLEDRLFCRGNTPVIPWQIRFRIAAEIGTGLLFFHQAKPEPLVHRDLKPGNILLDHNYVSKISDVGLARLVPPSVANSVTQYHMTSTAGTFCYIDPEYQQTGMLGTKSDIYSLGVMLLQLITAKPPMGLTHHVERAIETGTFAEMLDPAVPDWPVEEALKFAKLCLQCAEMRRKDRPDLGKVVLPELNRLKALADESFNCVMFGAGGVFSPRQRSNPSMQEEMKKFVHVVGRIQITHHIQTMKTMTPYVRRGHRCCGLVDDNLTVEPLNFGCADKELRSVGFGTSVGHGQDSGSGVLLDEGLVAIVNFLVVFVRNGVQN from the exons ATGTCGAGGATTGTTAGAGGGCACGGAGGAAAGAGAAAAGAGTCGGTGGCGGTGGCCAtagacaaggacaaaggaagTGAACATGCCATCAAATGGGCAGTTGATCATCTTCTCACCAGAGGCCAGCCTCTCACATTGCTCCATGTTAACCAAACAGGCTCCGACCCCCAACAAACCCAAGggctctttctttctttccgttCCTTGTGCTCCAAAAAGAAT ATAAAATGCAATGAAGTCGTAATCAAGGACACTGACATTCCAAACGCAATCATCGATTATGTTACGGCCAACACTGTTGAGATTTTGGTACTTGGCGCACCATCCAAAAGCGGCCTTTTCAG ATTTAAGCTCACAGACGTTCCAAGCACAGTGTCAAAAGGGGCACCGGATTTTTGCTCTGTTTATGTGATTGGCAAAGGAAAGGTCTTGTACATGCGATGTGCTACTTCTGCACCCCAAAAATCTGCCCAACGTAATCAAGTACAACGCCAACCAAGCCCTAATTCTGAAGCCAGATCTTCAG GGGctaaccaaacaaaaatgatTTACAGGTCACCGTTCGCAAGAGGAAGACCCTCCATGGACAAATCATATGAGCTTTCACCAGAAACTGATATATCATTTGTAAGCAGTGGAAGGCCAAGCATTGATCGCATGTCACCTCGCTGTGACTTTGGTGTAGAATCAGGAATGAACTCTCGACTTTCAATCGGCTCAGACGGGGACAACAGAAGCTCCACATCGTCTTACTCAAGACACAAGTTTTTAGATATGGGCTCTTTACAATATGAAATGTCTTCATGCTCAACTGACAGTGGAAAATCATGGTCATCGTCACAAAACATG GACGATGTGGAAGCTGAGATGAGGAGGCTCAAGCTAGAGCTTAAGCAAACAATGGAAATGTACAGTACAGCGTGCAAGGAAGCTCTGACAGCGAAAGACAAG gaaaaagaaattaacagGTGGAAATTGGAAGATGAACAAAGGCTAGAAGTGGCGCGACATGCTGAGGAAGCTGCTTTGGCACTTGTGGAGAGggaaaaagcaaaatgtaagGCAGCCATTGAGGCAGCTAAAGCAGCTCAAAGGATTGCTGAATTGGAAGCACAAAAAAGAAAGGTTGCAGAAATGAAAGCCCATAAAGAATCCGAAGAGAAGAACAAGGCACTTCAAGCAAGGTCATATGATCCTAGGTACAGGAAATACACAATTGAGGAGATTGAATCGGCAACAAATGATTTCTCACAAGCTCGAAAAATCGGTGAAGGAGGGTATGGACCAGTGTACAGAGGTGAACTAGACCACACACGAGTGGCAATAAAAGTTCTACGTCCAGATGCAGCTCAAGGACAGTCGCAGTTCAAGCAGGAG GTTGAAGTATTAAGCAGTATACGACATCCAAACATGGTTCTCCTCCTTGGAGCTTGTCCAGAGTACGGTTGCTTGGTCTACGAGTACATGTCTAATGGGAGCTTGGAAGATCGTCTCTTCTGCAGAGGTAACACCCCAGTTATTCCTTGGCAGATAAGGTTCCGAATCGCTGCAGAAATCGGGACAGGGCTTTTGTTCTTTCATCAGGCCAAGCCAGAACCCCTTGTACATCGTGACCTAAAACCTGGAAACATCTTGCTAGACCATAACTATGTGAGCAAGATCAGTGATGTAGGTTTAGCTAGGCTTGTCCCTCCATCTGTAGCCAACTCTGTCACTCAGTATCACATGACATCAACAGCCGGAACATTTTGCTACATCGACCCAGAATATCAGCAAACTGGCATGCTTGGGACAAAATCTGATATCTACTCACTTGGCGTCATGCTTCTACAACTAATAACAGCCAAGCCACCAATGGGGTTGACTCATCATGTTGAGCGGGCTATTGAGACGGGAACTTTTGCTGAGATGCTTGACCCTGCTGTTCCTGATTGGCCAGTTGAGGAAGCCTTGAAGTTTGCCAAGCTTTGTTTACAATGTGCTGAAATGAGGCGAAAGGACAGACCAGATCTTGGCAAGGTTGTGTTGCCTGAACTTAACAGATTGAAAGCACTCGCAGACGAGAGCTTCAATTGTGTCATGTTTGGTGCTGGTGGAGTATTCTCACCGAGGCAACGCTCGAATCCCTCAATGCAA gaagaaatgaagaaatttgtCCACGTTGTTGGTAGAATACAGATAACGCACCATATTCAAACTATGAAGACGATGACGCCGTACGTCAGGAGAGGCCACAGG TGTTGCGGCCTTGTTGACGACAACCTTACCGTCGAGCCACTCAATTTTGGCTGTGCAGATAAAGAACTGAGATCCGTTGGTTTCGGAACCAGTGTTGGCCATGGACAAGATTCAGGGTCCGGTGTGCTTCTTGATGAAGGTCTTGTAGCCATAGTTAATTTCTTGGTGGTTTTCGTACGCAATGGAGTTCAGAACTAG
- the LOC137708135 gene encoding probable protein phosphatase 2C 60 isoform X1 has protein sequence MGRGSMYYVVTIYIYLEMGIYLSAPKTDKVSEDGENDRLRYGSSSMQGWRSTMEDAHAAYPDFDGSTSFFGVYDGHGGKAVANFCAKYLHQQVLKDEAYLAGDLGSSLQKAFLRMDEMMRGQRGWRELAILGDKIDKVSGLIEGFIFSPKSVEAKSSAFNDHVDQWSSEEGPHSDFDGPNSGSTACVAIIRNKQLLVANAGDSRCVISRKGEAYNLSKDHKPDIENEKERILKAGGFIQVGRVNGSLNLARAIGDAEFKQNKQLPVEKQIVTANPDINSVELCDDDEFLVIACDGIWDCMSSQQLVDYVREQLKHESKLSVVCERVFERCLAPSSGGEGCDNMTMILVQFNKPVASAASVGNQPVASNLPSEKEKTAAN, from the exons ATGGGCAGGGGATCTATGTACTATGTTGTcacaatatacatatat CTGGAGATGGGAATATATCTCAGCGCTCCAAAAACTGATAAGGTCTCAGAAGATGGTGAGAATGACAGACTTCGATATGGGTCATCCTCCATGCAAGGGTGGCGTTCAACCATGGAAGATGCT CATGCTGCTTATCCAGATTTTGACGGTTCAACATCTTTCTTTGGTGTTTATGATGGCCATGGAG GTAAAGCAGTGGCAAATTTCTGCGCCAAGTATCTCCACCAACAAGTGCTCAAGGATGAAGCATATCTAGCTGGTGATTTAGGCAGTTCTCTGCAGAAAGCTTTCCTCAG GATGGATGAGATGATGCGTGGACAAAGAGGCTGGAGAGAATTAGCCATACTGGGAGATAAGATAGACAAAGTTTCTGGTCTTATAGAAGGGTTCATTTTTTCTCCAAAGAGTGTTGAAGCTAAGAGTAGTGCATTCAACGACCATGTTGATCAGTGGTCTTCTGAGGAG GGACCTCATTCTGATTTTGATGGACCAAATTCTGGAAGTACAGCTTGTGTTGCTATTATCCGAAACAAACAACTTCTTGTTGCCAATGCTGGTGATTCTCGCTGCGTAATATCCAGGAAGGGTGAG GCTTATAATTTGTCTAAAGATCATAAGCCTGACATTGAGaatgagaaagaaagaattttGAAGGCTGGTGGATTTATCCAAGTTGGAAGGGTCAATGGAAGTTTGAACTTGGCAAGAGCAATTG GGGATGCGGAATTCAAGCAGAACAAACAGTTGCCCGTTGAAAAGCAGATTGTGACTGCCAATCCAGACATAAATAGC GTTGAGCTTTGCGATGATGATGAGTTTCTGGTCATAGCTTGTGATGGGATATG GGACTGCATGTCAAGTCAACAACTTGTGGACTATGTCCGGGAACAATTAAAACAT GAAAGTAAACTGTCAGTGGTTTGCGAGAGAGTGTTTGAAAGGTGCTTGGCGCCATCATCTGGTGGAGAGGGATGTGACAACATGACAATGATCTTGGTTCAGTTTAACAAACCTGTTGCTTCAGCTGCATCTGTTGGGAACCAGCCGGTCGCGTCTAATCTGCCATCCGAGAAGGAAAAAACCGCAGCAAACTAA
- the LOC137708135 gene encoding probable protein phosphatase 2C 60 isoform X2 yields the protein MGIYLSAPKTDKVSEDGENDRLRYGSSSMQGWRSTMEDAHAAYPDFDGSTSFFGVYDGHGGKAVANFCAKYLHQQVLKDEAYLAGDLGSSLQKAFLRMDEMMRGQRGWRELAILGDKIDKVSGLIEGFIFSPKSVEAKSSAFNDHVDQWSSEEGPHSDFDGPNSGSTACVAIIRNKQLLVANAGDSRCVISRKGEAYNLSKDHKPDIENEKERILKAGGFIQVGRVNGSLNLARAIGDAEFKQNKQLPVEKQIVTANPDINSVELCDDDEFLVIACDGIWDCMSSQQLVDYVREQLKHESKLSVVCERVFERCLAPSSGGEGCDNMTMILVQFNKPVASAASVGNQPVASNLPSEKEKTAAN from the exons ATGGGAATATATCTCAGCGCTCCAAAAACTGATAAGGTCTCAGAAGATGGTGAGAATGACAGACTTCGATATGGGTCATCCTCCATGCAAGGGTGGCGTTCAACCATGGAAGATGCT CATGCTGCTTATCCAGATTTTGACGGTTCAACATCTTTCTTTGGTGTTTATGATGGCCATGGAG GTAAAGCAGTGGCAAATTTCTGCGCCAAGTATCTCCACCAACAAGTGCTCAAGGATGAAGCATATCTAGCTGGTGATTTAGGCAGTTCTCTGCAGAAAGCTTTCCTCAG GATGGATGAGATGATGCGTGGACAAAGAGGCTGGAGAGAATTAGCCATACTGGGAGATAAGATAGACAAAGTTTCTGGTCTTATAGAAGGGTTCATTTTTTCTCCAAAGAGTGTTGAAGCTAAGAGTAGTGCATTCAACGACCATGTTGATCAGTGGTCTTCTGAGGAG GGACCTCATTCTGATTTTGATGGACCAAATTCTGGAAGTACAGCTTGTGTTGCTATTATCCGAAACAAACAACTTCTTGTTGCCAATGCTGGTGATTCTCGCTGCGTAATATCCAGGAAGGGTGAG GCTTATAATTTGTCTAAAGATCATAAGCCTGACATTGAGaatgagaaagaaagaattttGAAGGCTGGTGGATTTATCCAAGTTGGAAGGGTCAATGGAAGTTTGAACTTGGCAAGAGCAATTG GGGATGCGGAATTCAAGCAGAACAAACAGTTGCCCGTTGAAAAGCAGATTGTGACTGCCAATCCAGACATAAATAGC GTTGAGCTTTGCGATGATGATGAGTTTCTGGTCATAGCTTGTGATGGGATATG GGACTGCATGTCAAGTCAACAACTTGTGGACTATGTCCGGGAACAATTAAAACAT GAAAGTAAACTGTCAGTGGTTTGCGAGAGAGTGTTTGAAAGGTGCTTGGCGCCATCATCTGGTGGAGAGGGATGTGACAACATGACAATGATCTTGGTTCAGTTTAACAAACCTGTTGCTTCAGCTGCATCTGTTGGGAACCAGCCGGTCGCGTCTAATCTGCCATCCGAGAAGGAAAAAACCGCAGCAAACTAA
- the LOC137708009 gene encoding chaperone protein dnaJ 8, chloroplastic: MACVGAGLIGGGGSSWNLLKDNKARRKKMVNDKRGMVSCVASSSSVMDPYRTLKIQPGASESEVRKAFRQLALKYHPDVCRGNNCRVQFHQINEAYDIVMSDLRGETTTTTPSQMYETYDEGDDEPMRGMNDPDWDMWEEWMGWEGAGIRDYTSHINPYI; encoded by the exons atggcTTGCGTTGGAGCTGGTTTGATCGGGGGCGGTGGGTCGTCCTGGAATCTGTTGAAGGATAATAAGgcgaggaggaagaagatggtGAATGATAAGAGGGGGATGGTTTCTTgtgttgcttcttcttcttctgtgaTGGATCCTTACCGGACCTTGAAGATTCAACCTGGTGCCTCTGAATCTGAGGTCAGGAAGGCTTTCAGACAACTTGCTTTGAag TATCATCCAGATGTATGCAGAGGAAACAATTGTAGAGTTCAGTTTCACCAGATCAATGAAGCCTATGAT ATTGTTATGAGCGATTTGAGAGGAGAAACGACGACGACTACTCCATCGCAGATGTATGAGACGTACGACGAAGGGGATGACGAGCCGATGAGGGGAATGAACGATCCAGATTGGGACATGTGGGAGGAATGGATGGGATGGGAAGGAGCTGGAATTAGGGACTACACATCTCACATTAATCCTTATATTTGA
- the LOC137708022 gene encoding magnesium transporter MRS2-1-like — MEDLKERLLPPKVPKPASAVNLREASYRSSAFGRQPFQGVDVLGLKKRGQGLRSWIRVDTSGNSQIIEVDKFTMMRRCDLPARDLRLLDPLFVYPSTILGREKAIVVNLEQIRCIITADEVLLLNSLDSYVLQYVVELQRRLTTNGVGDVWQSDGSGLSRQRGNRNFDSVFGSTSPDYLPFEFRALEVALEAACTFLDSQAAELEIEAYPLLDELTSKISTLNLERARRLKSRLLALTRRVQKVRDEIEQLMDDDGDMAEMYLTEKKSRMESAFYGDQSMMGYRSTDGPSLSAPVSPVSSPPDGRKLEKSLSIARSRHESMRSSESAKESIEELEMLLEAYFVVIDSTLNKLTSLKEYIDDTEDFINIQLDNVRNQLIQFELLLTTATFVVAIFGVVAGIFGMNFEIALFDEPAAFKWVLIITGVTGFCIFSAFVWFFKYRRLMPL, encoded by the exons ATGGAGGACCTCAAAGAGAGGCTGCTTCCACCAAAAGTCCCAAAACCTGCATCAGCTGTAAACCTTCGCGAAGCATCTTATCGATCATCTGCCTTTGGAAGGCAACCTTTTCAAGGAGTAGATGTTCTGGGGCTGAAGAAGCGGGGCCAGGGCCTTCGGTCTTGGATTCGCGTTGATACGTCTGGCAATTCTCAGATCATTGAGGTTGATAAGTTCACCATGATGCGTCGTTGTGATCTTCCTGCTCGTGATCTACGCCTGCTTGATCCTTTATTTGTTTACCCTTCCACCATCCTTGGAAGAGAGAAAGCTATTGTGGTTAATCTAGAGCAGATTCGATGTATTATTACGGCCGATGAGGTTCTGCTTTTGAATTCCCTTGATAGCTATGTATTGCAGTATGTGGTGGAGCTTCAGAGAAGATTGACAACAAATGGAGTGGGTGATGTTTGGCAGTCCGATGGTTCTGGCTTGAGTCGGCAGAGAGGAAATAGAAATTTTGATAGTGTGTTTGGGAGCACATCACCTGATTATTTGCCATTTGAGTTTAGGGCTTTAGAAGTTGCTCTGGAGGCTGCCTGTACATTTCTCGATTCTCAG GCAGCCGAACTAGAAATTGAAGCATATCCATTACTGGATGAGCTCACGTCAAAAATCAGTACACTAAACTTGGAACGTGCACGTCGTTTGAAAAGCAGACTTCTTGCCTTGACTCGGAGAGTTCAGAAG GTTCGGGATGAAATAGAGCAGCTCATGGATGATGATGGAGATATGGCTGAGATGTATCTCACTGAGAAGAAAAGTCGCATGGAGTCAGCATTTTATGGTGATCAATCTATGATGGGGTACAGATCGACCGACGGTCCATCTCTTTCTGCTCCTGTTTCTCCTGTTTCTTCACCTCCTGATGGCCGAAAGCTTGAGAAAAGCCTGAGCATTGCAAGGAGTAGACATGAAAGCATGAGGAGTTCAGAAAGTGCTAAGGAGAGTATAGAAGAGCTTGAGATGTTGCTGGAAGCATACTTTGTTGTCATTGATAGCACCCTCAATAAGCTGACATCG TTGAAAGAGTACATTGACGACACCGAAGATTTCATTAACATTCAGCTG GATAATGTTCGAAACCAGCTGATTCAATTTGAGTTACTACTCACGACAGCAACGTTTGTTGTTGCCATATTTGGGGTTGTGGCAGGAATATTTGGGATGAATTTCGAAATAGCATTGTTTGATGAGCCTGCTGCATTTAAGTGGGTACTTATAATTACAGGAGTAACTggcttttgcatattttctgcATTCGTGTGGTTCTTCAAGTACCGAAGACTGATGCCACTTTAG